The following proteins are encoded in a genomic region of Leptospira fainei serovar Hurstbridge str. BUT 6:
- a CDS encoding PP2C family protein-serine/threonine phosphatase has protein sequence MHISKYLFFLLGPIGFLIFLLTLTPSHKEENIRAYQGSIDLRGIHDASSGPVDLSGEWEFFWSQEAGKVLETFRSKITVPGAWNRETEIHSSYEKIGYGTYRLRILIPDVWVGKVLTVGLGSIQTSYRLYIDGAILGESGVPLPSAKETIPRVQPKFFSFIAPSNVVSLEIFVSNNYSRQGGIISPVRIGPAEVMQGYRTRSIFSDIFAFASLLIMGLYHISLYLYLRSSKAPLYFGFMSLVISIRTLVTNAKLLMEFFPSLPQTAIQMLDQIPLIVSVPFYLLFFRTTFEPYVSKTFVRAAIVVSTAFTVATLFGSLAFNSEKIMYFHIFMGFSILYVLYVIYTIDFDKESNSAYILYGTGLLFLGIGIDLFYTYVLKVSAYEVSHFALVFFVFLQSLVIASDRSSKYKEAKILTEDLQTMNLELFEMKEKLVQKVEDRTKTLNDTLQQINRELEIAQNVQRKILTPPDREISGIRFEYVYKPLEKVGGDFLDISEVKPGKVRVLLADAVGHGVQASLMTMALKTEYEELKKLECPTQVLKELNGRFLRKFDTLESIFPCFVADIFLESNELLYASAGHPDQVLIKPDGTYELLHKTGPILGLFDDLEIQFNTFPFPVGSRLLLFSDGLIENRRKENRWSTVDSIAIKATSMASSNLQELLEALVVMEERSRGDEQRYDDITIIAIESTQDRVAQSPPLIETSR, from the coding sequence ATGCACATATCAAAGTACTTATTCTTTCTATTAGGACCGATCGGATTCCTAATTTTTCTTCTTACGCTGACTCCGTCGCACAAGGAAGAAAATATTCGTGCTTACCAAGGCAGTATCGATCTGCGGGGTATTCACGACGCTTCTTCAGGCCCCGTCGATCTATCCGGCGAATGGGAATTTTTTTGGAGCCAAGAAGCCGGGAAGGTTTTGGAGACATTCCGTAGCAAGATTACCGTACCTGGCGCGTGGAATCGAGAAACTGAAATTCATTCTTCCTATGAAAAAATCGGATACGGAACCTACCGGCTGCGAATTTTAATCCCGGACGTATGGGTCGGGAAAGTGTTAACGGTAGGACTCGGTTCCATCCAGACCTCTTATAGACTTTATATCGATGGAGCTATCCTGGGAGAATCAGGAGTTCCCTTGCCTTCCGCAAAGGAGACGATACCTAGAGTTCAACCCAAGTTTTTTTCGTTCATTGCACCTTCCAACGTAGTTTCCCTCGAGATTTTCGTTTCCAATAATTATTCCAGACAAGGAGGGATCATATCACCCGTTCGCATCGGTCCTGCGGAAGTCATGCAAGGCTATCGAACTCGGTCGATTTTTTCGGACATATTCGCATTCGCAAGCCTCTTAATCATGGGGCTCTATCATATTTCCTTATATCTTTATTTGCGATCCAGCAAGGCCCCTCTTTATTTCGGTTTTATGAGCTTAGTTATCAGCATTCGGACCTTAGTCACGAATGCGAAACTTCTCATGGAGTTTTTCCCTTCCCTGCCGCAGACCGCCATCCAAATGCTGGATCAAATTCCTTTAATCGTAAGTGTTCCATTCTATTTGTTGTTCTTTCGGACGACCTTCGAACCGTATGTTTCGAAAACATTCGTTAGGGCCGCGATTGTGGTTTCCACGGCCTTTACAGTAGCGACACTATTCGGATCCTTGGCCTTTAACAGCGAAAAGATAATGTATTTCCATATCTTCATGGGATTTAGTATATTATATGTTTTGTATGTTATCTATACGATCGATTTCGATAAGGAAAGTAATTCGGCGTATATTCTTTATGGAACCGGTCTATTATTCTTAGGAATCGGTATCGATTTATTTTATACCTACGTGCTGAAAGTCTCCGCGTACGAAGTTTCGCACTTTGCGCTAGTATTCTTCGTTTTCTTGCAATCTTTGGTAATCGCATCGGACAGATCATCCAAGTATAAGGAAGCGAAAATCCTTACCGAAGATCTTCAAACGATGAACTTGGAATTATTCGAGATGAAGGAAAAGCTTGTACAAAAGGTCGAAGATAGGACAAAAACTCTCAACGATACTCTGCAGCAAATCAATCGCGAATTGGAAATCGCACAAAACGTTCAGCGAAAGATTCTAACTCCTCCCGATCGGGAGATCTCCGGAATTCGGTTCGAATATGTGTACAAACCGTTGGAAAAAGTCGGCGGAGACTTCCTCGATATTTCGGAAGTTAAGCCCGGGAAAGTCAGAGTTCTATTAGCGGACGCCGTCGGACACGGTGTACAGGCCAGCTTGATGACTATGGCGCTGAAGACCGAATATGAGGAACTAAAGAAACTGGAATGCCCGACACAAGTTTTAAAAGAATTGAACGGAAGGTTTTTGCGAAAGTTCGATACGCTTGAAAGTATCTTTCCCTGCTTCGTTGCGGACATTTTTTTGGAAAGCAACGAACTTCTTTATGCATCCGCCGGACACCCCGATCAAGTTCTGATTAAACCGGACGGAACCTATGAACTCCTGCATAAGACGGGTCCTATTCTCGGCCTATTTGATGACTTGGAAATTCAGTTCAATACGTTCCCATTTCCCGTCGGTAGCCGCCTCCTTCTTTTCTCTGACGGACTTATAGAAAACCGGAGAAAGGAAAATCGCTGGAGCACTGTGGATTCAATCGCGATCAAAGCGACGTCTATGGCCTCTTCGAATTTACAGGAACTTTTGGAGGCGCTGGTGGTGATGGAGGAACGTTCTCGGGGAGACGAGCAACGATACGACGATATTACGATTATCGCAATCGAATCGACTCAGGATCGAGTAGCGCAATCCCCTCCCTTAATCGAAACTTCTCGTTAA
- the rssA gene encoding patatin-like phospholipase RssA translates to MGNNGNRKIGLALGSGSARGWSHIGVIQELENLGIRPDIVCGTSIGSLVGAFYSAGKLPALESWVESLEWKDILGFMDWTFGGGLIRGKKLFDFFAQEFRDAEIHELALPYGAVATDLDTGIEVWIRDGSIFEAVRASISLPGIFTPVLKDARWLVDGGLVNPVPVSLCRAMGADYVIAVDLNQDLLEKREEEDKKEISTESTSRWRSWTSKFWGSDLDERLKEEKDEKPGIMEVVSKSINIMQIRITRSRMAGDPPDILLAPRLRYIGLMEFHRGKEAIAEGRDIVKKMAPALIIPK, encoded by the coding sequence ATGGGAAATAACGGAAATCGAAAAATTGGACTAGCGCTCGGAAGCGGTTCCGCCAGAGGTTGGTCGCATATCGGGGTAATACAAGAGTTGGAGAATCTCGGAATACGCCCGGATATAGTTTGCGGGACCTCGATCGGCTCGTTAGTCGGCGCGTTTTATTCCGCCGGAAAGCTACCTGCCCTCGAAAGTTGGGTCGAGAGTCTTGAGTGGAAGGATATCCTAGGGTTTATGGATTGGACGTTCGGAGGGGGATTAATTCGAGGAAAGAAACTATTCGATTTCTTTGCCCAAGAATTCAGAGACGCCGAGATTCATGAATTAGCTCTTCCTTACGGCGCCGTTGCGACGGATCTTGATACCGGAATTGAGGTTTGGATTCGAGATGGGTCTATCTTTGAAGCCGTTCGGGCTTCGATTTCTTTGCCGGGTATTTTTACGCCGGTTTTAAAAGATGCTCGATGGCTTGTTGACGGAGGCTTAGTAAATCCCGTTCCAGTTTCGCTCTGCAGAGCGATGGGGGCGGATTATGTCATTGCCGTCGATTTAAATCAGGATCTTTTGGAAAAGAGAGAAGAGGAAGATAAAAAAGAAATTTCTACCGAGTCGACGTCTCGCTGGCGATCCTGGACTTCGAAATTTTGGGGAAGCGATTTGGACGAGCGGCTTAAAGAAGAAAAAGACGAAAAACCCGGGATCATGGAAGTGGTATCGAAAAGCATAAATATCATGCAAATTCGTATTACTCGGAGTCGGATGGCGGGCGATCCGCCGGATATTTTGCTCGCTCCTCGTTTGCGTTATATCGGATTGATGGAATTTCATAGAGGGAAAGAAGCGATCGCCGAAGGTCGGGACATCGTAAAAAAAATGGCTCCAGCTTTAATCATTCCGAAATGA
- a CDS encoding tetratricopeptide repeat protein: protein MPQKPGRIESQMSSCAICLETNKDDNNTTLMIKLQIIFLLSLSFLFSSCTDKEDPPILEIRDLLDSAHIGESIEKAKAHAEQSGKTDQIHYLRGWIQYLRKDDDQAEKEYKLCLKENPDSYDCQRGIGLIQQQRKQYAKAESNFQKALNAAEAQKDFEAVSILRVDSGNLLLRQNRRSEAISEYKKALEAKQDGSAYFGLGLTTLLQGDRKSSKDYLEKGLKTPYRDLILKAETYYLLAKLQFEWEKNPRAAAVSAKKAFELFPAKKEYAKAWEQYSKAASSLP from the coding sequence TTGCCACAGAAACCGGGAAGAATAGAATCTCAGATGAGTTCTTGCGCGATCTGCTTGGAAACGAACAAAGACGATAATAATACGACTCTCATGATCAAGTTACAAATAATCTTCCTTCTTTCCTTATCGTTTCTTTTTTCGTCCTGTACGGATAAAGAGGATCCTCCAATTCTCGAAATCAGGGATTTATTGGATTCCGCTCATATAGGTGAGTCGATCGAAAAGGCTAAAGCACACGCGGAGCAGTCCGGAAAGACGGATCAAATACATTATCTCCGCGGTTGGATTCAGTATTTAAGAAAAGACGATGATCAAGCCGAAAAAGAATATAAACTTTGTCTAAAGGAAAATCCGGATTCCTACGATTGTCAGCGGGGCATCGGGTTGATTCAGCAGCAACGAAAACAGTATGCTAAAGCCGAATCGAATTTTCAAAAAGCTTTAAACGCAGCCGAAGCACAAAAGGATTTTGAAGCCGTATCCATCTTACGGGTGGATTCCGGGAATCTATTGCTTCGTCAAAATCGGCGTTCCGAAGCGATATCGGAGTATAAAAAAGCGTTGGAAGCGAAGCAGGATGGCTCCGCTTATTTCGGCCTGGGATTGACTACCCTTTTGCAGGGAGATCGAAAATCATCCAAAGATTATTTGGAGAAAGGTTTAAAAACTCCTTATAGAGATTTGATTCTAAAAGCGGAAACGTATTATTTATTAGCAAAATTACAATTTGAATGGGAAAAAAATCCTCGAGCGGCAGCCGTGTCGGCAAAGAAAGCCTTCGAACTGTTTCCGGCAAAGAAAGAATATGCAAAAGCATGGGAGCAATATTCAAAAGCTGCTTCTTCACTCCCATAA
- a CDS encoding DUF2062 domain-containing protein has translation MKYLAALARIVHKQIILPFQESHAPVNEVSLGTSIGLLWSMTPLIGIQMYLGFATWVILRIFRIRFYLPIAIAMIWITNPVTLPFFYYLFYILGKYALMAFGIASVELDFKVIYEVMARSESMDFLSGLWYWSVFLLDKMGLPMFVGGFVVGLPSAIIGYPLTYRLLNSYRSTLAEKEGITLKEWEELHVRKDIGLFSARPSLNQKEGV, from the coding sequence ATGAAATATTTAGCCGCCTTGGCGCGAATCGTACATAAGCAAATTATACTTCCATTTCAAGAGTCGCATGCTCCGGTAAATGAAGTCAGTCTAGGAACTTCGATCGGCTTACTTTGGTCGATGACTCCTTTAATCGGAATCCAGATGTATCTGGGCTTTGCAACTTGGGTTATTTTACGGATCTTTCGCATCCGTTTTTATTTGCCGATCGCGATCGCAATGATTTGGATCACGAATCCGGTCACTCTCCCGTTTTTCTATTACTTATTTTATATATTAGGTAAGTATGCGCTGATGGCCTTCGGAATAGCTTCTGTCGAATTGGATTTTAAGGTAATATACGAAGTGATGGCTAGATCCGAATCGATGGATTTCCTATCCGGCTTATGGTATTGGTCGGTATTCTTATTGGATAAGATGGGACTTCCTATGTTTGTGGGAGGTTTCGTAGTGGGCCTGCCTTCCGCAATTATCGGATATCCTCTTACGTATCGACTCTTGAACTCATATCGTTCTACACTTGCGGAAAAAGAAGGAATTACTCTCAAGGAATGGGAAGAGCTTCACGTAAGAAAGGACATCGGTCTCTTTTCGGCTAGGCCATCCTTAAATCAAAAAGAAGGGGTTTAA
- a CDS encoding 2-dehydropantoate 2-reductase has protein sequence MQEDSAKFAILGSGSIGTYIGAHLVNAGFPVVFVGRERNRKEIQLFGLGISDFSGKFFSIPPNKIEYATDLKEVRGASIFLVTVKSRDTKELGHALNKHLSSAEKEKAIIVSFQNGVKNKSLLYESIPHLGERILAGMVPFNVIAKGKGQFHRGTSGDLVVQENQYGRKIVDYLRVAGLSAGTHPNMDGVLWGKLLINLNNSLNALSGIPLREELSLRGYRRILAAMISEGFEVLKLAGLRPSRAGKMIPQLAPLILKLPDCLFFKAAASMVKIDPEARSSMWEDLNQGRPTEIDTLNGEILKLADKVGHGAPINRAIVALVREAEKNPKSLQYTPETLIARLGLKC, from the coding sequence ATGCAAGAAGATTCCGCTAAATTTGCGATTCTCGGCTCAGGAAGCATCGGAACGTACATTGGAGCGCATTTAGTCAACGCTGGATTTCCCGTCGTCTTTGTGGGAAGAGAACGAAATCGAAAGGAAATCCAGTTGTTCGGTTTAGGAATTTCCGATTTTAGCGGAAAGTTTTTTTCCATCCCTCCCAATAAGATCGAGTATGCGACCGATCTAAAGGAAGTCCGAGGCGCTTCCATCTTCTTAGTGACCGTTAAAAGCAGAGATACGAAAGAATTAGGTCATGCCCTAAATAAACATTTGTCTTCCGCCGAAAAGGAAAAAGCGATCATAGTTAGCTTTCAAAATGGCGTAAAAAATAAGTCCTTACTTTACGAATCGATTCCGCACTTAGGAGAAAGAATTCTTGCCGGAATGGTTCCTTTCAACGTAATCGCAAAAGGAAAAGGACAGTTCCATCGAGGAACGAGCGGAGACTTGGTCGTTCAGGAAAATCAATACGGAAGAAAAATCGTAGATTATCTTAGAGTCGCCGGACTCTCTGCGGGAACTCATCCGAACATGGATGGAGTTCTTTGGGGAAAACTTCTCATTAATCTGAATAATAGCCTGAACGCTCTGTCCGGTATTCCGTTAAGAGAAGAACTTTCTCTGCGTGGATATCGTCGGATTCTTGCTGCAATGATTTCGGAAGGTTTTGAAGTCTTAAAACTTGCGGGATTACGACCTAGCAGGGCTGGGAAAATGATACCTCAGCTCGCACCGCTAATATTAAAATTACCTGATTGCCTCTTTTTCAAAGCCGCCGCCAGTATGGTAAAAATAGATCCCGAAGCTCGCTCTTCCATGTGGGAAGATCTAAATCAAGGACGACCGACCGAAATCGATACGTTAAACGGAGAGATATTAAAATTGGCGGACAAAGTCGGACACGGCGCTCCGATTAATAGGGCTATAGTGGCCCTAGTTCGCGAGGCCGAAAAAAATCCGAAATCCTTGCAATATACTCCTGAAACTCTCATCGCGAGACTTGGGTTAAAATGTTAA
- a CDS encoding esterase/lipase family protein produces the protein MRKLGLSVLILFIFSGSLFASGGGSSSKPLAGAYPIILSHGLFGWGTDSSGIISIISYWGGMDTYLTSQGATVYAPTKTAAQSNETRGVELANKINVYMAANGFSKVHILGHSQGGLDSRYAISNLGLSSKVSTLTTLNTPHRGSPIADIVNAVLPDWIKPFVNAVLGVVVQLVYGGGQQNALAALGSLTTSGTAAFNSRTPDASAVRYYSYGSYITIPDLIQHPLMGILQPACAAGGLFNGQGATCDGLVPYSSLKWGTFNGGPSYGILTTGVDHLEASNTLNSGKPWYDVEGYFLKMAQNAKSHQ, from the coding sequence ATGCGTAAACTAGGACTATCAGTATTGATCCTGTTTATTTTTAGCGGCTCGTTGTTCGCATCAGGCGGAGGATCATCTTCCAAACCACTCGCTGGGGCCTATCCGATTATCCTTTCCCACGGTCTTTTTGGCTGGGGAACCGATTCATCAGGCATAATCAGCATTATCAGCTATTGGGGAGGAATGGATACCTATCTTACCTCACAAGGCGCAACGGTGTATGCTCCTACAAAAACTGCGGCACAGTCTAACGAAACTCGCGGAGTAGAGTTAGCTAACAAAATCAACGTTTATATGGCAGCCAACGGGTTCTCGAAAGTTCATATCTTAGGTCACTCCCAAGGTGGACTGGATAGCCGTTATGCTATTTCTAATCTTGGTCTTTCTTCCAAAGTATCGACTTTAACCACTTTGAACACACCGCACCGAGGATCTCCAATTGCGGACATAGTTAATGCAGTTCTACCTGACTGGATTAAACCTTTCGTGAACGCGGTTTTGGGCGTTGTGGTACAATTAGTTTATGGCGGCGGACAACAAAACGCTCTTGCAGCATTGGGATCTTTGACGACCTCCGGAACAGCTGCATTCAATAGCCGTACACCTGATGCTTCTGCAGTGAGATATTATTCTTACGGATCTTATATCACTATTCCTGATCTTATCCAACACCCGTTAATGGGTATTCTCCAACCTGCTTGCGCTGCCGGCGGTTTGTTCAATGGACAAGGTGCAACTTGCGACGGTCTCGTTCCTTATTCTTCACTTAAATGGGGAACGTTTAACGGCGGTCCAAGTTATGGAATCTTGACTACGGGAGTGGACCACCTGGAAGCTTCCAACACTTTGAATTCAGGTAAGCCTTGGTATGATGTTGAGGGTTATTTCTTGAAAATGGCTCAAAACGCGAAATCTCACCAATAA
- a CDS encoding zinc-dependent alcohol dehydrogenase family protein, whose translation MKAIRLSSFGKENLSLVEIPDPEKPGPGEVLVRFRAASLNFRDYLVIEGKYNPKFPVPMIPCSDGAGEIIEIGENVTDFKTGDKINATFAPNWISGPATKKELRTTLGGPLDGTLREYAILPATGIVPMPSHLSFDEAATLPCAALTAWSSFFVENKVKPGESVLVQGTGGVSLFALQFAKMVGATVYLTSSSEEKISRGKALGADYGINYKELPKWGEVIRDLTGGEGVDHVVEVGGAGTLEQSVKAVKLFGTIHLIGILAGSIKDLNLLPLVMNQIKVQGIVVGHRKAFLEMNRAIQNVGLRPVIDSVFPMEEFRQALDTLKNGAHFGKIVIRIS comes from the coding sequence ATGAAGGCAATTCGTCTTTCTTCCTTTGGCAAGGAAAACCTCTCTCTCGTAGAAATACCGGATCCGGAAAAGCCGGGTCCCGGAGAGGTGTTGGTTCGATTCCGTGCAGCCTCCTTAAACTTCCGAGATTATTTGGTAATCGAAGGTAAATACAATCCTAAGTTCCCAGTCCCTATGATTCCTTGTAGTGACGGCGCCGGGGAAATAATAGAAATCGGCGAAAACGTTACAGATTTTAAAACCGGAGATAAAATCAACGCGACCTTTGCCCCCAATTGGATCAGCGGTCCTGCGACAAAGAAAGAACTTCGCACTACGTTAGGCGGTCCTTTGGATGGAACTCTACGAGAATACGCTATTTTACCGGCCACCGGTATCGTTCCGATGCCTTCGCATCTAAGTTTCGATGAAGCCGCCACACTTCCCTGTGCTGCATTAACCGCCTGGTCCTCCTTCTTCGTAGAAAACAAAGTTAAGCCGGGAGAATCGGTTTTAGTTCAAGGAACCGGCGGAGTTTCCTTGTTCGCGTTGCAATTTGCAAAGATGGTCGGTGCGACGGTCTACCTAACATCTTCTTCCGAGGAAAAGATATCTCGAGGAAAAGCATTGGGAGCCGACTATGGAATCAATTATAAGGAGCTTCCCAAATGGGGAGAAGTAATTCGAGACCTAACGGGGGGAGAAGGAGTCGATCATGTCGTCGAAGTAGGAGGTGCCGGAACGTTAGAGCAGTCCGTGAAAGCCGTTAAACTATTCGGTACGATTCATTTAATCGGTATTCTTGCCGGCTCCATTAAGGATTTGAATCTACTTCCGCTTGTCATGAATCAAATAAAAGTCCAAGGAATCGTAGTAGGGCATCGGAAGGCTTTCTTGGAGATGAATCGCGCGATTCAAAACGTCGGCCTTCGCCCGGTAATCGATTCTGTCTTTCCGATGGAGGAATTCCGACAAGCGTTGGATACTCTTAAAAACGGCGCCCATTTCGGTAAGATTGTCATTCGAATCTCATAG
- the ccrA gene encoding crotonyl-CoA carboxylase/reductase, which produces MSAPEIVPIGQLPPLGVVPKKMHAQVIRPDRFGDPIKSIQPEEIDVPEIAPDEVLVAVMAAGINYNNVWAALGYPVNVIGARNKKGEPEPFHIGGSDASGIVYKIGSDVKNVKVGDEVVVHCGMWDRNDPWVKSGNDPMFAPSQIIWGYESNWGSFAQFCKVQDHQCLPRPKHLSWEASAAYMLVGATAYRMLHNWKPNDVKPGDVVLIWGGAGGLGAMAIQIVKAAGGVPIAVVSSDDKIDFCKNLGAAGVINRNHFKHWGALTSEINKPEVFAEWTKNAREFGKAIWDIAGKGKNPKIVFEHPGESTIPTSVFVCETGGMVVICAGTTGFNATVDLRYLWMRQKRLQGSHFANDENSAGLNQLVIDKKVDPVLAQTFTFDETAKAHQLMKENKHPAGNMSILVGAAKPGLGIK; this is translated from the coding sequence ATGAGCGCACCTGAAATCGTACCGATCGGTCAACTTCCTCCATTGGGAGTTGTCCCTAAAAAAATGCATGCACAGGTTATCCGTCCTGACAGGTTCGGAGATCCGATAAAATCCATTCAACCCGAAGAAATCGACGTCCCTGAAATTGCCCCCGATGAAGTTTTAGTCGCGGTAATGGCGGCAGGTATCAACTATAATAATGTTTGGGCCGCACTCGGATATCCCGTAAACGTAATCGGAGCCAGAAATAAAAAAGGGGAACCCGAACCCTTTCATATCGGCGGTTCGGACGCTTCAGGTATCGTATATAAAATCGGATCCGACGTAAAGAATGTGAAAGTAGGAGACGAAGTAGTCGTTCATTGCGGGATGTGGGATCGTAACGATCCTTGGGTTAAGTCAGGAAATGATCCTATGTTCGCTCCGTCCCAAATCATCTGGGGATACGAATCAAACTGGGGGTCCTTCGCACAATTTTGTAAGGTTCAAGATCATCAATGTTTACCTAGACCGAAACATCTTAGCTGGGAAGCTTCTGCAGCCTATATGCTGGTCGGCGCAACCGCTTACCGAATGCTTCACAACTGGAAACCGAACGACGTAAAACCAGGCGATGTCGTTCTTATTTGGGGAGGCGCCGGAGGCCTAGGCGCTATGGCGATTCAAATCGTAAAGGCCGCAGGTGGAGTTCCCATCGCAGTCGTATCTTCGGATGATAAAATTGATTTTTGTAAAAACCTAGGCGCTGCCGGCGTAATCAACAGAAATCATTTCAAACACTGGGGCGCCTTGACCTCTGAAATCAATAAGCCGGAAGTATTTGCGGAATGGACTAAAAACGCACGCGAATTCGGTAAGGCAATCTGGGACATAGCCGGAAAAGGGAAAAATCCAAAAATCGTCTTCGAACATCCTGGCGAATCCACTATTCCGACTTCCGTATTTGTTTGCGAGACGGGAGGAATGGTCGTAATTTGCGCCGGAACTACCGGTTTTAATGCCACTGTAGACCTTCGTTATCTTTGGATGAGGCAAAAACGATTGCAAGGATCCCACTTTGCGAACGACGAAAATTCCGCCGGACTCAATCAATTGGTCATCGATAAGAAAGTCGACCCTGTTCTCGCTCAAACATTTACGTTTGATGAAACAGCTAAGGCGCATCAGTTGATGAAGGAAAATAAGCATCCTGCCGGAAATATGAGTATTCTTGTGGGAGCCGCTAAGCCCGGATTAGGAATCAAGTAA
- a CDS encoding TetR/AcrR family transcriptional regulator yields the protein MKKKDGSPVYPINGNFRNSRERILEGAAIAFARKGFHGTSLREISRECGLEQPSIYHHFHSKENLFRKALVATHLMILNGIRSRIVKENGLREEVVSVFQAIIDIAREFPERTRLPFSLVYSAPENLVLEYTNHYGAQYRKLLEAAATRNPPSKRPDLKLSLLVDLLHSLILSIASERFFEDRVKGIEERIDFILSTN from the coding sequence GTGAAGAAAAAGGATGGTAGCCCGGTCTACCCGATAAATGGAAATTTTAGAAACTCTCGGGAAAGAATTCTGGAGGGGGCAGCGATCGCGTTTGCTCGAAAGGGTTTCCACGGAACCTCGCTACGTGAAATCAGTAGAGAATGCGGATTAGAACAACCTAGTATTTATCACCATTTTCATTCGAAGGAAAACCTATTTCGGAAAGCTCTCGTCGCAACACACTTGATGATTTTAAACGGGATTCGGAGTCGAATCGTTAAAGAAAACGGGTTACGGGAAGAAGTGGTTTCCGTCTTCCAAGCGATCATAGATATCGCCCGAGAATTTCCCGAAAGAACTCGTCTACCGTTCAGTCTAGTTTATTCCGCCCCCGAAAATCTTGTTTTAGAATACACAAATCATTATGGAGCACAGTATAGAAAATTGTTAGAAGCTGCGGCAACCCGTAACCCCCCCAGCAAACGACCCGACTTAAAATTATCTTTATTAGTGGATCTACTTCATAGTCTTATACTTTCCATCGCGTCCGAACGCTTTTTTGAAGACCGAGTCAAAGGAATCGAAGAAAGAATCGATTTTATTTTATCGACCAATTAG
- a CDS encoding OmpA/MotB family protein — protein sequence MKSKRNFLFIPIFIILSSQYCVTQSKYDSLQEAYSRKSKDLEAMEKDKLGLLRSMDDMKRLQEETQHRVMEYKNLLASFKSMIDAGKLKIRIVDGRMVVVLSSDILFPPGSASLSPKGTDAIKEVTGILASLEGRRFQVEGHTDDIPTGIKGYTNWELASARALNVLHTMVKAGMPDDRISAASMGSSRPAVSNTTAENRMANRRIEIVIVPDLSNLPGIEELKKMSE from the coding sequence ATGAAATCTAAAAGAAATTTCTTATTTATTCCGATATTTATCATTTTATCATCCCAATATTGCGTCACACAATCTAAGTATGACTCCCTTCAAGAAGCATATTCGCGTAAATCGAAGGATTTAGAGGCGATGGAAAAGGATAAACTAGGCCTACTTCGTTCGATGGACGATATGAAGCGTCTGCAAGAGGAAACCCAGCATCGTGTCATGGAGTATAAGAATCTCCTTGCTAGCTTCAAGAGCATGATCGATGCCGGAAAGCTGAAAATTAGAATCGTAGACGGTAGAATGGTGGTCGTCTTATCTTCCGATATTCTATTTCCTCCCGGTTCTGCGAGTCTTTCGCCTAAAGGTACGGATGCGATTAAGGAAGTTACCGGTATTTTAGCTTCTTTGGAAGGTCGCCGATTTCAAGTCGAGGGACACACTGATGACATTCCCACAGGAATTAAGGGATACACGAATTGGGAACTCGCGTCCGCAAGAGCGCTGAACGTTTTACATACTATGGTTAAGGCGGGAATGCCCGACGACAGAATTAGCGCCGCTTCGATGGGTTCGTCGAGACCTGCAGTTTCGAATACGACCGCGGAAAACCGTATGGCAAATCGCCGGATAGAAATCGTAATCGTTCCCGATCTTTCCAATTTACCCGGAATCGAAGAATTGAAAAAAATGAGCGAATAA